The proteins below come from a single Chryseobacterium sp. MA9 genomic window:
- a CDS encoding M28 family peptidase, which translates to MKKIFIILPLFLSGFLFSQKKPQKSPAKKTTLAKFNYHDEFRKISDEIMTNGKAYDNLGELTKGIGSRFSATPGYTKAVEWAEKKFKEIGIDMIWRQEAKAPVWIRGKESLQIKVGNGDWKNIRMLSFGNSEGTGGKDLTGEVVLINSTSELNAMSIGQLKDKIVFVNVPMDPKTINTSDSYLQTAKSKLISASIIAKTGAKALIIRSLTTANDDTPHAKMIYYEPDDKIKIPALSIGVRSADELEKIIKKQKVTAKINMTAESKGDITNPNIIAEIQGKKDSKVIVLGAQLDSWDFGEGAIDDGTGVVQCIEVLRTLKALGYENNHTIRVVLYANSENGGQGREMYAAFVKKRDEKHIFALGTDAGGYSPRGFSLDMSPQRRRLIYPWKEYFLPYGVYDFDQTEAIQDISPLKKLDIPLAELVVDTQRYFDYHHSEQDTFDKVNKRELLLGAVAITQMIFMVDKNW; encoded by the coding sequence ATGAAAAAAATATTCATTATACTTCCACTCTTTTTGAGTGGATTTTTATTTTCTCAAAAAAAGCCACAAAAAAGTCCGGCAAAAAAAACAACACTTGCCAAATTCAATTATCATGATGAATTCAGAAAAATCTCAGATGAAATCATGACCAATGGTAAGGCTTATGATAATCTTGGAGAACTTACGAAAGGAATCGGGTCACGTTTCAGCGCAACTCCCGGCTATACAAAAGCCGTAGAATGGGCTGAAAAAAAGTTCAAGGAAATAGGTATTGATATGATCTGGAGACAAGAAGCCAAAGCACCTGTCTGGATCAGAGGAAAAGAATCTTTGCAGATAAAAGTGGGAAATGGAGACTGGAAAAATATCAGAATGCTTTCTTTTGGAAACTCTGAAGGAACAGGCGGAAAAGACCTGACAGGTGAAGTTGTTCTAATTAATTCCACTTCAGAGCTTAATGCAATGTCCATAGGCCAGTTAAAAGACAAGATCGTTTTCGTGAATGTTCCTATGGACCCGAAAACTATCAATACAAGTGATTCTTATCTGCAGACTGCAAAATCAAAATTAATTTCTGCTTCCATCATTGCTAAAACAGGCGCAAAAGCATTAATTATAAGATCACTGACAACAGCTAATGATGATACTCCTCATGCCAAAATGATTTACTACGAACCCGATGATAAAATTAAAATACCTGCTTTATCCATTGGAGTAAGATCCGCAGATGAGTTGGAAAAAATAATAAAAAAGCAAAAAGTCACTGCTAAAATCAACATGACTGCCGAATCAAAAGGTGATATTACAAATCCAAATATTATTGCTGAAATTCAAGGCAAAAAAGATTCTAAAGTCATTGTTTTAGGTGCTCAGCTTGATTCGTGGGATTTTGGTGAAGGTGCCATTGATGATGGAACAGGTGTGGTTCAGTGTATTGAAGTTTTAAGAACACTGAAGGCACTTGGATACGAAAATAACCACACCATCCGCGTAGTTTTGTACGCCAACAGTGAAAACGGAGGCCAGGGCCGTGAGATGTATGCCGCTTTTGTAAAAAAGAGAGATGAAAAACACATTTTTGCCCTAGGAACAGATGCCGGAGGCTATTCTCCACGAGGATTTTCTCTTGATATGTCACCTCAAAGAAGAAGATTGATTTATCCATGGAAAGAATATTTTCTTCCTTATGGTGTTTATGATTTCGACCAAACAGAGGCTATTCAGGATATTTCACCTTTAAAAAAACTCGACATTCCTTTAGCAGAGCTGGTGGTAGATACACAGAGATATTTCGATTACCACCATTCTGAACAGGATACTTTTGACAAAGTGAACAAAAGAGAATTACTTCTCGGAGCAGTAGCCATTACACAAATGATTTTTATGGTTGATAAAAACTGGTAG